tatttattgtatttttaaattgaatttacgaaaaaatattttaattatttttgctttttatattattttataatactttatatataattgtattttaatatcgttaaaattatatttctttcaATACGCTATTCATTGTTCTTTTTTCTAATaacttaaaagaaataaatgtaatcaattttttaactaattattacCTATGATTTACTAACACTGTCGAAAACATCTCTTCATGTAATTGTGAAGAGAAATATGATGAACATATTCAAACATTTGttacaagaagaaaaagtctatactataaaaaattttaaaatagaagatGCAAATGATTTGTATAGACCAATTAAAGGTATAATGAAAGTAAATTTTTTACTCACAACTGTTgtgaaagaaattaaagattcaattttaaacatttttcaaTACTATTTTGAATCTATATTATTTGAGATATTGTCTGACAGAGTggatcaaagaaaaatattaacaagtaatttcactttataatatttcaattattctaattaaaaataacttattcaaaaaaaattctacctatttttgttatttttattgtagatgtcattgaaaaatTACATGCACATCAAAAGATTAAGGAGAAAGAAAATCATACAAATTTAAGACACATCTTCAGAAGAAGAACatacatgcaaaaatggaacAACAACACAATAGAAAGTGTATACAACTCAACAATTCATAAACAATATGCCTTCACAAGAATCTgcgacaaaaagaagaaagtaacaactctgacaaaaagaagaaagtaacaACTCTAACAAAAACCAATAAAGAAAAATGAGGACGAATGCCACATAAAAAGACTAAGTCCATCAACTAAAACAAATGCAAAAATCAAAtcactaaataaatatatcacTTTGTACAACTTCaacatctaaatcttttctactacaaattattttaaacaaattaccttttaaatttaattttaatttacacaTATTTAATCTAATTCTACAAAACataatcatttttaatatttattatatactatcattAATTTATTGCACGCGCATCGTGCGACTCTCATTCTAGTTATTCTAAAATTTCTAGCAtatgaaaaatagaatttaattttaatgcattatcaatataaaatgtagtgcatcaaaattaaactcatgaAAAATGAGTAAATACCCATAGTCGTCCCTCAGATTCACGTAAATACCCATAGTAATCCCTAAGATCCTTATTTCCCTGTTGTAGTCCTCCAGATAGAGCTTCGAGTACTCAAAGTGGTCCCTGTGTATATTTCTAGTTATGAGTCATCATTGGAGTGCTGATGTGGACTCTGTTTGCCACGCTGGAGGGCTCCCAACGGTTGAGCTGGCGAGTTTTCAATTTCTACTCAGATTAGTCCCTCCTATTATATTTAACCCTAAATCCCCAAATTCTCagacacttcatctcttcttcttgttcatctcttcttcttctttcaagcATGTCAATATTTAACCCTAAATCCCCAAATTCTCagacacttcatctcttcttcttgttcatctcttcttcttctttcaagcATGTCACGTGAAACATAAATTGTCTGGCTTGTATATACCATCAAGCATCAGGTGTTGTCTTTCTATAACCCATGAATCCAAAACTTGCTGGGATGTTTCCACTCAACTTGTTGTTGGCTAAATTTATCACTGATGCAGGAGAATTTTCAAGATTCTGAGGAATTTCACCTTCAAATTGATTGTTGTTGAGAAACAATGCATCAAGATTCTTGTAGAAGAGTTCTTGAGGGATTGTCCCGGAGAAGTAACTGTTACTGTTAAGGTGGAAAAGGGACATGTCAGTGAGTAAAGATAACTCTTTGATAAGGGTTCCTTGGAGATTTGCATGGTTGAGATCTATGCTTGCAACTACAGGGAATGCTGATGCAGATGCACCCATTTCATCTTCagtaaaatcacaaaaaacccCTTTGTAAGAACACACATTTGGACCAACCCATCTTCCTAGATTTTTCTTTGGGTCATCAGTGATTGCAGATTTCCATGCCTGTAGCGCTGTGTAAGCTCCATCCAAATTTGATTCTGAAGAAGATCCAGAGCTTTTACAACAAAATATATTGCAGTCCAAGATGACTCGCTTTTGCAGCAATCAGGCAGGGCGACCCACTCCTATAGCATATATTATGAACAATTAATAATGGCAAACCACCAGCCATATCATCTTCAAATGTCAAAACCAGGCATTGCGAATTGAGTTGCAAAAGCTTCAACCCGAGCCCGGAGATCAACAACCTCCCTACTGCTATCAAGCCCCTTCAAAACTGTCTTCTGCATTTTCCCATGCTCCCTCTGCAATACGTTTGCAAGTTGCGCGGCTCTAAACAGAAATTCAGCCATTGTCTCAAAATCAGCTTCTAAACATCCTCTTGAAGTCATGGCAGGGGTACCTgagtaatagaaaataaaattcgtCCACAGGGTAAGTATATCAGATCAAGTATGCCAAGCAAACAAAACATTCAAGATTGAGATGTAATGAACCATCACTTACCTATTCTTACACCTCCGGAATAATAACTCCATTGTCACCAAAAATAGCAATCTTATTCAAAGTAATATGACATGCCTCACAGACCTTCTCATAAAATTTACCTGCAAaccaaagagaaaagaaaaataaataaataaataaagttaaccTGAAATTTACAAACTCTACAAGCAAAACTTTTGAGATATgcttgaaagaagaagaagaagagatgaacaagaggaagagatgaagtgtatGAGAATTTGGGGATTTAGGGTTAAATATAATAGGAGGGACTAATCTGGGTACAAATTGGAAACTCGCCAGCTCAGCTAGCCGCTGGGAGCCCTCCAGCGTGGCAAACCGAGTCCACGTCAGCACTCCAGTGATGACTCATCACCAGAAATATACCCAGGGATCACTTTGAGTACTCGGAGCTCTATCTGGAGGATTACAATAGGGAAATCGGGATCTTAGGGATTATTATGGGTATTTGCGTGAATCTCAGGGACAACTATGGGTATTTACTCCATGaaaaatatatctattttattttaggaCAAAGACATTTTGCTTGTTTATGTAGGGTTCCTTCTTCAAATAAGTTTATTTCTCCTAatgtttctatatttttattctaagataGTTACTACACTATTCGTTAATTCAATCCATGAATTTAGATATGTGACTTAAGCTTGTAATAAATTAGTTTGGCTGTTGGTTTTGTATTATGGTTTGAGAACTAAATTcgtcaagaaaaataaaacaaaatcgaTGCATTTTATTGTTGTAGCATTTCACTTaacattcaataatttttttctctagtTTACACTTGAATCACCACATTAAACACGATGCAAAATAGCATCCACACATTATGGGTGAAGTTAGATCAAGTGTTGATATTTTTTGGTTTGTGTGGCAGAAATTTTCGAAGTATATATTTTGGAAATCATCTGATTTTTGTGATCACATATATATATGCAACAATGTTGATTGAAGCAAAATGTTGATGCAACAAAACTTAGAACTGAGAAGAACTTTAACAATGAAAAAGACAAATATTAATGAAGATTGGATGGTTAAGATCTTGATCTTGAATAATCGTTTTCTTAATATTTAAATGGTAATTAATGCATCACAAAACATTATTCGACAGCTGATATTAAAtgttggattttttttagttgaactAATCAACTTAGGTAAAAACTCACGTTCAATTGTATTCATGTGAAGTTGTTAATTAACAACCGTTAGATAATTGGACGTTTGACTAAATTGTTATCCAACGGTCTCAATTAACAACTTCATAGCAATTACATGTGAGTTTCCACCACCAACTTATTGGCCAGTAAATCCTTAATTAGACTTTAAATTTGCGACAGATTAGTTCTTGGCGTATCGAGTTGGAAAATaccatagaaaaaaaaatcagatgTTAGCATGTAATATGATCCAAATACCCATGAGAAAGGCTAAGAAAGTAAGGATGACAACGACACCTGAACTCATGGCCGGTAATTACCAGACCAAGTGTGGGGCGAGCTGTGACAAGTTGGATAGTGCCAAAACCAACGGCAATTCCCAAAAGAAGGTTGGGTCCATATATTTCAATTGAGGAATGCTAAAGAATcagtcaaatttattttttttgccgGTAGTTAGTCAGTAATGTTTAAAAGTGTGTGCTAAAAGTACGTTGTTAGATTACTAGACTAAAAGAATTGGACTAACGGATAAAGATATTGGtcataaacaataaattcttCTATATATATGGCAGTTTTTGTTTTGTCAATGATCAAATACAACTCAGAAGATCCTCcaccacagaaaaagaaaaagaaaatggcaGAGAGTAGAACTCATGTAGTGATGCTTCCATGGTGTGCCTTTGGTCACTTGATACCATTTTTCCAACTTTCCATATCCTTAGCCAAATCTGGTGTTCATGTCTCGTTCATATCAACTCCAAGAAACATTCAAAGGCTTCCAAAGCCACCTTCAACTTTGGCTCATACCCTACATTTGGTTGAGCTTCCCTTGCCATCCTTAGACCCCGGCCTCTTGCCGGAAGGAGCCGAGGCCACCATAGACATTCCCTTTGAAAAGATCCAGTACTTAAAAGTGGCaaatgatcaacttcaacatCCAGTGAAGGAATTAGTTGCCAAATGGCTACCTGATTGGATCATCTGTGACTTTCATCCATATTGGATAATAGATATTGCCAAAGAATTTCAGCTGAAACTGTTGTGCTTCTCTGTTTTTTCGGCTCCGGTTCTAGCATTCTTTGGACCACCTGGTGCAAGATCAGATCTCTCACGTCCAGAAGAACTAATAAAGCCACCAGAATGGATCACATTTCCATCTTCAGTAGCTTATCAGATGCATGAGGCCGTTGCTGTGTTCAATGATGGCTACCAGGAAAATGCTGCTGGGCTAAGCGACACAGAGAGGTTTTACAAGGTAATTGATGCCTCACAAGCTGTATTATTTCGAAGCTGCAACGAATTTGATGGTGAGTATCTGAATCTATACTGGAAGATACTCGGGAAGCCGGCGATTCCCTTTGGTTTACTTCCTTCAGAGAGGCCTGAGAGAAGAAATATTGATGAATCTTGGAGCAAGACATTCGAGTGGCTTGACGCGCAAGCAACCAAATCAGTAGTCTTTGTGGGGTTTGGGAGTGAGTGTAAATTGAGTAAGGATCAAGTTTTTGAGATAGCTTATGGATTAGAGCTTTCTGAATTGCCTTTTCTATGGATCCTTAGAAAACCAAATTGGGCAATTCATGATCATGAATCTCTTCCTCTTGGTTTCGTGGAAAGAACATCGAAGAGAGGAAAAGTATGTATGGGATGGGCACCACAACAGGAAATTCTGGCACATCCATCTATTGGAGGATCTTTTTTTCATTCTGGTTGGGGATCTGTGATTGAGAATCTGCAATTTGGAAACACCCTTGTTGTGTTGCCCTTCATTGTTGATCAGCCTCTTAATGCGAGGCTTTTGGTCGAAAAGGAGCTGGCGATTGAAGTGAAAAGAATCAATGAAGATGGATCATTTAGTCGAGATGACATAGCCAAATCCCTTAGAGAAGCAATGGTTATGGAGGAAGGAGAGAAACTCAGAAACAAAACAAGAGATGCTGCTAAAGTTGTAGGAGACTTGAAGCTGCAGCAGGATTATATGGAAGAATTTGTCAAGTTTCTTAAGACAGGAATCTGGAAACAAATCTAGTTATACTTAGGTAAAGCAGTGTTTGAGCTTTACAAATTGAAGGAAAGGAGCTTAGAATAAAGACAAGACAAATTGCCCAAGTTATCTTTATACTCCTATGCTAAAATATTTCATTTCTTAagtattttgaaataaaataaagaacttaATTTTCATACACTATCAATGTAGAAGGGTTTTATGCAGATAATTAATTGTGTATTGTCacattagtaaaaataactaatttttaaactcatctattcttaatatataaaagtagataTATAAGCATGCACCACATTAtttttgagatatttttttccttttactaATGCCATGTCAGCAATATTGCCTACTTGACACAACTTTAAAATCAACCACTCAATTCTTACCAAATCAACTATTATTTCCAaatcagcaaaaaaataaaatatacaaataagaaactaaaaaatagaatccaataaATTTGTAACCTACAAATACATTGAATTCATAttcctatatttattatattttaccgttataaacaatataataaatttataaccgcaacaattaatttattaatctttataaataataaaaatccatattacaaatgtcatactaatattattaatcataataaattttacgttaTAAGTATTTAAATTCCATACCATTTAAACTACATATATAAGTCTCTTATCACTATTCCTTCACATAACATCAAATTTagcacaaaaattttattttcgaaCTGCACATTTCAAACTTACTCAATAAAGCATCATTCTTTCAGATTAGAAATCGAATAACTATCCAAGATCTAATGGTCATGCAATGAGAATCTTATGATCagatatgacaaaaaaaattacaacatgcatcatacattcatacttACTCAAATACCATATACctaataataacataaattgaaTATTAGAATAGGAAAAGATCTTCACAATTTTAGCAACTATAAACGAAATTGATAACAAATTAGGATGAAACTATGTTAAATGTAAAAAGTACAGAAGAAAGCATATAAAAAAACACAACTACATTTGTGGCACATGTAATCAAACACCACAATATCCAACAATAAGGTAACTCTATATTTTTCATAATCTCATCTATCAAATTATTAGTTGCTAACCCAATACTTATTTTTggttcaaaattcaattaaaggtTTTCAGATCAAAGTGTTACAACAACTTTTGTACTATTTGATGGCAACGCAAAAAACTTATTCGGCACAACTGCTTCAAATTTAATGACATTTCAGAAAAATAATGACATTGAAGGACCACCCCATCAAGAGATTAAGGAGAAAGAAAACcatacaaattcaaaacacaTCTTCGAAAAAAGAACATACATACAAAGATGGAACCAAATAACGCAATAGAAAGTGcatcaaactcaacaattcaTAAAGAACATGTCTTCACCTacgaca
This sequence is a window from Arachis duranensis cultivar V14167 chromosome 2, aradu.V14167.gnm2.J7QH, whole genome shotgun sequence. Protein-coding genes within it:
- the LOC127744800 gene encoding leucine-rich repeat extensin-like protein 4, coding for MGASASAFPVVASIDLNHANLQGTLIKELSLLTDMSLFHLNSNSYFSGTIPQELFYKNLDALFLNNNQFEGEIPQNLENSPASVINLANNKLSGNIPASFGFMGYRKTTPDA
- the LOC107472888 gene encoding UDP-glycosyltransferase 91C1 yields the protein MAVFVLSMIKYNSEDPPPQKKKKKMAESRTHVVMLPWCAFGHLIPFFQLSISLAKSGVHVSFISTPRNIQRLPKPPSTLAHTLHLVELPLPSLDPGLLPEGAEATIDIPFEKIQYLKVANDQLQHPVKELVAKWLPDWIICDFHPYWIIDIAKEFQLKLLCFSVFSAPVLAFFGPPGARSDLSRPEELIKPPEWITFPSSVAYQMHEAVAVFNDGYQENAAGLSDTERFYKVIDASQAVLFRSCNEFDGEYLNLYWKILGKPAIPFGLLPSERPERRNIDESWSKTFEWLDAQATKSVVFVGFGSECKLSKDQVFEIAYGLELSELPFLWILRKPNWAIHDHESLPLGFVERTSKRGKVCMGWAPQQEILAHPSIGGSFFHSGWGSVIENLQFGNTLVVLPFIVDQPLNARLLVEKELAIEVKRINEDGSFSRDDIAKSLREAMVMEEGEKLRNKTRDAAKVVGDLKLQQDYMEEFVKFLKTGIWKQI